GCGTCCCTGCGTGCCGGTCTGTTGCGAGCTCGCGGCGGCGTCCGCCCTGCCGCTCCGGCCCTGGCCGCTCTGGGCGGTGCCGTGGCGGCGGCCGGGATCCCACTCGATGCCGTAGTAGTTGTAGAGCTGTTCCTCCTCCTCGGCCGACAGGTGGCCCTGGGGGTCCACGTCCACGTGCGGCGCCTGCTTGATGACCTCCTTGTCGAAGGTGACCTCGACATGGTCGGAGATCAGCTCGGCGTTGCCGGTCGGCACGAAGGTCTCGCGGTTCCCGAACAGCCCCGTCTTGACGCACAGCCATTCGGGCAGCCCGGTGGCGTCGTCCAGAAAGATGTTCTTGACGTCGCCGACCTTGCTGCCGTTGACGTCGTAGAGCGGATGGTCCAGCACGTTGGGAATCTGCTTCTCGGTGATCATTCGACACACCCCCTTCTTCCCCTGGGAGGGCCCCTACCGCGAACATCCAGGACAAAACCCGCCAGCGCGGTCGAATCGCAGGTCAGAGGACCAGGCGCAGCAGCGCGGCGGTCCCGGCGGCGACCACCAGGACCACGAGGAAGGGGGCCCGCAGCAGCAGCGCGGCCACGGCGGCGCCCAGCCCGGCCACCCGGGGCCCGTCCAGCTCCAGCGACCGGCCGTCGGCGAACGTCTGCACCGCCACGAGCGCGGTCAGCAGGGCCACCGGCACCAGCTCGGTGAACCGCCGGACCCTCGGGTCCGCCAGCACGCGCCGGGGCGTCACCAGCCCGCCGAGCTTCAACGCGTAACAGCCGACACCGGTGGCGATCACCGCGATCCAGGTGTTCACGATCCCGACTCCTCACGGGAGGCCCCACCGGGGGACGGGGAGCGCAGTGCGACCAGCGCCGCCACGGACGCCACCATCACCGGCACGCCGGGCGGCAGCAGGGGGGTCGCGACGATCGCGATCACGGCCGCTCCCGCCGCGACCCGGGCCTCGGCCCGCCCGGCCGTGAGCCGGGGCCACAGCAGCGCCAGGAACACGGCCGGCCCCAGGACGTCCAGCCCCACCGCCTCCGGATCGCCGATCCGGGAGGAGCCCGCCGCCCCGGCCAGCGTGCTCAGGTTCCACGCCGCGTACAGGCTCACCGCCGTCGTGTAGAAGCCGGCGCGCGCCGACCGCTCGTCGGGTTGGGCCGTCGCCACCGCCGTGGTCTCGTCGATCACCCCATGGGCCGTGGCCAGCCGCCGCCAGCCCCGTACGCGCAGGAGATCGGCCAGCCGCATCCCGTACAGGGCGTTGCGGCCCCCGAGCAGCACCGCGCCGAGCGTTCCGGCCACCAGTCCGCCGCCCCCGCCGATCACCCCGGCCAGCGCGAACTGGGACGCGCCGGTGAACGCCAGCAGGCTCAGCACGCACGCCTGGGCCACCGAGAGCCCCGCCGTCACCGCCGCCGCGCCGAACGCCAGGCCGGAGAAGCCCACCGAGATCCCGACGCCCAGCCCGTCCCGAACGGCCGGACGCACCGACGCCGGGGGATCGGGGGGCGCGCCCTCCGCCTGTTCGGTCAACGGTCGTCCCGGGGGGTCGCCTGCTCGGCGGACTCCAGGCCCGCCTCGATCACCGCGTTCATGATCCGGGCCAGCCGCTCGGGCCCGAGGCCCGGCGCGTGCCGCGACATCGCGTCGACGATCTGCCGCTCCCGGTGCGGATCGCGACCCGCGAACCCGCCCACCGGCTTGAGCCGCTGCACCACCTCGGCCAGCTCGGCCCGCCGCTCCAGCAGCACGGCCAGCGCGGCGTCCACCTCGTCGATCGCCGCCCGCGCCGCCTCCAGCGAGGCGATCTCGTGGGCGGCCGGCAGCCGGCCCCTGAGCTCCCCTGCGTCGATCACCGAGTCCGCCCTCCCCATCCGTC
The DNA window shown above is from Thermomonospora umbrina and carries:
- a CDS encoding AzlD domain-containing protein is translated as MNTWIAVIATGVGCYALKLGGLVTPRRVLADPRVRRFTELVPVALLTALVAVQTFADGRSLELDGPRVAGLGAAVAALLLRAPFLVVLVVAAGTAALLRLVL
- a CDS encoding AzlC family ABC transporter permease, which translates into the protein MTEQAEGAPPDPPASVRPAVRDGLGVGISVGFSGLAFGAAAVTAGLSVAQACVLSLLAFTGASQFALAGVIGGGGGLVAGTLGAVLLGGRNALYGMRLADLLRVRGWRRLATAHGVIDETTAVATAQPDERSARAGFYTTAVSLYAAWNLSTLAGAAGSSRIGDPEAVGLDVLGPAVFLALLWPRLTAGRAEARVAAGAAVIAIVATPLLPPGVPVMVASVAALVALRSPSPGGASREESGS
- a CDS encoding chorismate mutase — translated: MGRADSVIDAGELRGRLPAAHEIASLEAARAAIDEVDAALAVLLERRAELAEVVQRLKPVGGFAGRDPHRERQIVDAMSRHAPGLGPERLARIMNAVIEAGLESAEQATPRDDR